From Leptolyngbyaceae cyanobacterium, a single genomic window includes:
- a CDS encoding phage tail protein, translating to MSKNGVVTHELNYVTANRFYVEMQSSITASFSECSGLGVQIKKETYFEGGVNDQQRIVLGQAQFSDVTLKRGITDDFAFWDWVTNTLTGLKKERRNVNILLFNQAGETMQCWTLIAAVPVGWKAPALQANSNTVAIEELTLAYEGIKIAKSPGGGATKIPDGRHASGFFL from the coding sequence ATGTCTAAGAATGGTGTCGTCACCCACGAACTGAACTACGTCACGGCCAATCGCTTCTACGTAGAAATGCAAAGCAGCATCACCGCCTCCTTCAGTGAATGTTCCGGTTTGGGAGTTCAAATCAAAAAAGAAACATACTTTGAAGGCGGTGTCAACGACCAACAACGAATTGTATTAGGACAAGCTCAATTTTCCGACGTTACCCTCAAACGCGGAATTACCGACGATTTCGCCTTTTGGGATTGGGTAACCAACACCCTCACCGGACTCAAAAAAGAACGTCGCAACGTCAACATTCTCCTCTTCAATCAAGCAGGAGAAACCATGCAATGTTGGACGCTAATAGCCGCCGTTCCCGTTGGCTGGAAAGCACCAGCACTCCAAGCAAATTCTAACACGGTTGCGATCGAAGAACTAACATTAGCCTACGAAGGAATCAAAATAGCCAAATCTCCAGGCGGAGGCGCCACCAAAATTCCAGACGGACGCCATGCTTCCGGATTTTTCCTCTAA
- a CDS encoding DUF4157 domain-containing protein, translating to MSKQGLMQKKPVSNSYSPPAQKATSWQRPFSDSVHDATVSPKQDEAIAPSAGFNLMQMKIFPDSPAPVQAKLSVGAPGDNYELEADRIAAKVMAMPAPENEEPIQRQTAPEETKEEELQTKPLAAGITPLVQRETAPEEPKEEDSPVQAKAESEGKSSNNSNLESQLNGSKGGGSPLPDEVRSFMEPRFGADFSGVRVHTDGAAVQMNQELGAQAFAHGSDIYYGGGKSPGKDELTAHELTHVVQQKGSSHLPIQRDETSVAPQGICTEFGDFTIYPDDFVGPLPPNPRNARNWNIRRSDYTQLITRLSAVRDGTSRLVVSGTPAFRVSTYLDLGWLMTTGVGQSLIAELQNSSHNVTIQATTGGNATSYDPDADSWEVAGTPPTAGVGSNVTVSYNPHILQIGDGSQDWMTRPPAIGLAHELVHAWTGVYGTRARGTDASGVKRREQQATGIDEFRNARLSENRFRAAFGLPLRPVY from the coding sequence ATGAGTAAGCAAGGGCTAATGCAGAAAAAACCTGTATCTAATTCCTATTCTCCGCCAGCACAGAAAGCAACTTCTTGGCAGCGACCTTTCAGCGACTCAGTTCACGATGCCACTGTATCGCCAAAACAGGACGAGGCAATAGCTCCCAGCGCTGGCTTCAACTTAATGCAGATGAAGATATTTCCCGATTCTCCAGCACCGGTGCAAGCTAAACTTTCGGTGGGTGCGCCTGGGGATAATTACGAACTGGAAGCTGACAGGATAGCAGCTAAGGTGATGGCGATGCCTGCACCTGAAAATGAGGAGCCAATTCAGCGACAAACTGCACCAGAGGAAACAAAAGAAGAAGAATTACAAACAAAGCCTTTAGCAGCTGGGATTACGCCACTGGTGCAACGAGAAACTGCACCGGAAGAACCAAAAGAAGAAGACTCGCCAGTGCAAGCTAAAGCTGAGTCAGAGGGAAAGTCTTCTAATAACAGCAATTTGGAGAGTCAGTTGAATGGGAGTAAGGGGGGTGGCAGTCCTTTACCTGATGAAGTGCGATCGTTCATGGAACCCCGTTTTGGTGCCGATTTTAGCGGTGTGCGGGTGCATACCGACGGTGCAGCAGTGCAGATGAACCAGGAATTAGGCGCTCAAGCTTTCGCTCACGGTAGCGATATTTACTATGGTGGGGGGAAGTCGCCCGGTAAGGATGAGTTGACGGCGCACGAGTTAACTCATGTAGTGCAACAAAAGGGTAGCTCCCATCTACCAATTCAGCGCGATGAAACATCGGTAGCTCCTCAAGGAATATGTACAGAATTCGGTGATTTCACAATTTACCCAGATGATTTTGTCGGCCCACTTCCTCCCAATCCTCGAAATGCAAGAAACTGGAATATCCGACGTTCAGACTATACTCAGTTAATCACTCGTTTAAGCGCAGTTAGAGATGGAACATCCCGATTAGTAGTCAGTGGAACACCAGCATTTCGAGTCTCTACTTATCTCGATCTTGGATGGTTGATGACTACAGGTGTTGGACAGTCACTTATTGCAGAACTCCAAAATTCTTCTCATAACGTTACAATCCAGGCAACAACGGGTGGTAATGCCACCAGTTACGATCCTGACGCTGACTCTTGGGAAGTCGCTGGCACTCCTCCAACGGCTGGTGTGGGATCTAACGTGACAGTTAGCTACAACCCTCATATTCTCCAAATTGGTGATGGATCGCAAGATTGGATGACTCGTCCTCCTGCGATCGGCCTAGCACATGAGCTTGTTCATGCTTGGACAGGGGTATATGGTACTCGCGCTCGCGGTACAGATGCTTCTGGTGTCAAACGCCGAGAGCAACAGGCAACAGGGATTGATGAGTTTCGCAATGCAAGGTTATCTGAAAATCGCTTCCGCGCCGCATTCGGTTTGCCATTACGCCCGGTTTACTAA
- a CDS encoding ATP-binding protein, with protein sequence MNIATNQKCQEANWQPLSQGLAYLRQLLEERVALWQGKNTGNPINNPATTLEFPPNNQSSSLQNLCNIFSLSNFERDLLLLCAGMELDANFINLCANAHGDSQMSYPTFSLAMSLLPAAHWSAIAPHHPLRYWRLIEVGGGKTLTLSPLRINERILHYLIGIDYLDEPLRGIIEPLSTNEYIVPSHQQIATKIADILTAGVHPSPTPPLPGEGLSVSGSPFPGREGGWGDRFSQYSITNSPILQLVGEEVASKRAIAQTACEIAGMKIAAISANVVPTNTADLNNIIILWQREARLNQSVLLLDCDEWDRNDAAKENAIVQILENINTPLIVTSRDRRRAGLRSLITFEVSKPSKEEQFAIWENALGDSAPSLNGQVEVLISQFNLSAPSIYAVCTETLGYLAGEQGSRGAGEREDFNSPLPQLWNMCRAQSRPHLDELAQRIEPAATWDDLVLPETQLQVLKEIAAHLRQRSKVYEQWGFAKKGARGLGISALFAGSSGTGKTMSAEVLAGVLQLDLYRIDLSSVVSKYIGETEKNLRRVFDAAEGGATILLFDEADALFGKRSDVKDSHDRYANMEVSYLLQRMEAYQGLAILTTNLKDAIDTAFLRRIRFVVKYPFPDAQQRIEIWRRIFPKNTPTEGLDFTKLARLNVAGGNIRNIALNAAFIAADLGEPVMMKHLLESAKSEYMKLERALTDTEVKGWL encoded by the coding sequence ATGAATATCGCAACAAATCAAAAATGCCAAGAAGCCAATTGGCAGCCGCTTTCTCAAGGTCTAGCTTACTTGCGTCAGTTGTTAGAAGAAAGAGTTGCTTTATGGCAAGGCAAAAATACCGGAAATCCGATAAATAATCCCGCAACTACATTAGAATTCCCACCCAATAATCAATCTTCTTCATTACAAAACCTTTGTAATATTTTTAGTTTATCTAATTTCGAGCGAGACTTGTTGCTGTTATGCGCTGGCATGGAATTAGATGCCAATTTTATTAATTTATGCGCTAACGCTCACGGCGATTCGCAAATGAGCTATCCTACTTTTAGTTTAGCAATGTCGCTTTTACCAGCAGCACATTGGAGCGCGATCGCACCTCACCATCCCTTACGTTATTGGCGATTGATTGAAGTTGGCGGCGGCAAAACTCTTACCCTCAGTCCGTTACGAATTAACGAACGAATTCTGCATTATTTAATTGGAATAGATTACTTAGACGAACCTTTACGAGGAATTATCGAACCGTTATCAACCAACGAATATATCGTACCTTCCCACCAACAAATAGCCACCAAAATAGCTGATATATTAACTGCCGGGGTTCACCCCTCCCCAACCCCTCCCCTACCAGGAGAGGGGCTTTCTGTTTCCGGCTCCCCCTTCCCTGGTAGGGAAGGGGGCTGGGGGGATAGGTTTTCCCAATACTCAATTACCAATTCTCCAATATTACAATTAGTTGGTGAAGAAGTAGCGAGTAAAAGAGCGATCGCGCAAACAGCTTGCGAAATAGCGGGAATGAAAATAGCGGCGATCTCTGCCAATGTAGTGCCTACAAATACCGCCGATTTAAATAATATTATTATACTTTGGCAGCGGGAAGCCCGGTTAAATCAAAGCGTTTTATTACTAGATTGCGATGAGTGGGATAGAAACGATGCTGCTAAAGAAAATGCGATCGTTCAAATACTAGAAAATATTAACACGCCGCTGATCGTTACCAGTCGCGATCGCCGTCGTGCAGGCTTACGTTCTCTCATCACTTTTGAAGTATCAAAACCCAGCAAAGAAGAACAATTTGCCATTTGGGAAAATGCTTTAGGTGATAGCGCACCCAGTTTAAACGGACAAGTAGAAGTATTAATATCTCAATTTAACTTGAGCGCACCCAGTATTTATGCAGTGTGTACCGAAACTCTAGGATATTTAGCGGGGGAGCAGGGGAGCAGGGGAGCAGGGGAGAGAGAAGATTTTAACTCTCCTCTGCCTCAATTATGGAATATGTGTCGCGCTCAATCTCGGCCTCATTTAGACGAACTAGCACAACGCATCGAACCTGCTGCCACTTGGGACGATTTAGTATTACCAGAAACGCAATTACAAGTATTAAAAGAAATAGCCGCTCACTTGCGCCAGCGTAGCAAAGTTTACGAACAATGGGGATTTGCCAAAAAGGGAGCCAGAGGATTAGGAATTAGTGCTTTATTTGCCGGATCTAGCGGTACTGGTAAAACCATGTCAGCGGAAGTTTTAGCAGGAGTATTGCAATTAGACCTTTACCGCATAGACTTAAGTTCTGTTGTCAGTAAATATATTGGAGAAACCGAAAAGAATTTGCGGCGCGTATTCGATGCAGCAGAAGGCGGTGCAACCATATTATTATTTGATGAAGCCGATGCTTTATTTGGCAAACGTTCCGATGTGAAAGACAGTCACGATCGCTATGCGAATATGGAAGTAAGCTATTTATTGCAAAGGATGGAAGCTTATCAAGGTTTAGCGATTTTAACTACTAACTTAAAAGATGCGATCGATACGGCTTTTCTGCGAAGAATTCGCTTTGTAGTTAAATATCCTTTCCCCGACGCACAACAAAGAATCGAAATTTGGCGGCGCATTTTTCCCAAGAATACACCAACTGAAGGACTAGATTTCACCAAATTAGCGCGGTTAAACGTGGCAGGTGGAAATATCCGCAATATTGCACTCAATGCCGCTTTTATCGCCGCCGATTTGGGTGAGCCAGTGATGATGAAACACTTATTAGAATCAGCAAAAAGCGAATATATGAAATTGGAAAGAGCGTTAACTGATACAGAAGTGAAAGGGTGGTTATAA
- a CDS encoding DUF6760 family protein, translating to MAFYFHWSLEDILNLEHASRRRWVSEISKIKQMSNG from the coding sequence ATTGCATTTTATTTTCATTGGTCGTTAGAAGATATTTTGAATTTAGAACACGCCAGTCGCCGACGGTGGGTGTCGGAAATTAGCAAGATAAAGCAAATGAGTAATGGTTAA
- a CDS encoding tetratricopeptide repeat protein: MKRIFKWLGFTTAVLSIFVHSTVRAAGNFESVGSNATTVNHEMLAQAPSNDFQFKDFNFWVNQCRLLESEQKYAEALAVCEKAIALRPRSNNRELWSIRSNALLQLKQYPEAVASYDYLLRFSPKDSLAWTRRCEALYQLENYDEALASCEKALQIDGNWGNASPAVAWYDRGLILQKLERKEEALISFERALEINGDYTLALTEKCGLLSDLQRYEDAIATCDIAAEKTPLALNNRAVALAKTGEIEEAIASYERALANNPNDANAWTNQGILLEKLGQDEKALTSYNKALQINPKSSLALVNKCATLNRLENYKEALTACENAIAGDGVWGDTSPDRAWNQRSHALLGLGEYQEALASVDRAININPNFAEAWNNKSAILWHLQKYEDAQQAVEQALEFKPKYSQAWFNQGRILSTLGKYDEAVKAYNLALLNDVNALENLTCANILDNQIVAPWDAKQYSRIIDAAKNSCSDILANKSVALWHLKQYQDALVATDRAIQFNPKSFEAWYNRGVVSIDLRQYQQALDAYERANRISPNNVYVLTGKGLALEGLGDDRQALDAFEAALNINPDYELAQQYRELVLQKLI; this comes from the coding sequence ATGAAGCGCATTTTTAAATGGCTTGGTTTTACGACGGCTGTTCTAAGTATATTCGTACATTCGACGGTGAGAGCAGCCGGTAATTTTGAGAGTGTGGGAAGTAATGCTACTACTGTCAACCATGAAATGTTGGCACAAGCACCGTCAAATGATTTTCAATTTAAAGATTTTAATTTTTGGGTAAATCAGTGTCGCTTGTTAGAAAGCGAACAAAAATATGCGGAGGCTTTAGCGGTTTGCGAAAAAGCGATCGCCCTTCGTCCCCGTAGCAACAACCGCGAACTTTGGTCGATTAGAAGCAACGCTCTTTTGCAGTTGAAACAATATCCGGAAGCAGTAGCATCTTACGATTACCTGCTGCGATTTTCGCCAAAAGATTCTCTCGCTTGGACGCGCCGCTGTGAGGCTTTATACCAGTTAGAAAATTACGATGAAGCCCTGGCGTCTTGTGAAAAGGCGTTGCAAATTGATGGAAATTGGGGTAATGCTTCCCCGGCGGTGGCTTGGTACGATCGCGGTTTGATTTTGCAAAAGTTAGAGCGAAAAGAAGAAGCGCTGATTTCTTTTGAGAGAGCGTTGGAGATTAACGGCGATTATACTTTGGCTTTGACGGAAAAGTGCGGTTTACTTTCGGATTTGCAAAGATATGAAGATGCGATCGCAACTTGCGATATCGCTGCCGAAAAAACACCACTGGCTTTGAATAATCGAGCGGTAGCTTTGGCAAAAACGGGAGAAATTGAAGAAGCGATCGCATCCTACGAACGCGCTTTAGCTAACAATCCCAATGATGCCAATGCCTGGACAAATCAAGGCATTTTGTTAGAAAAATTAGGACAAGATGAAAAAGCGCTGACTTCTTATAACAAAGCTCTGCAAATCAATCCTAAATCTTCATTAGCTCTCGTCAATAAATGCGCCACCCTCAACAGATTAGAAAATTACAAAGAAGCGCTGACTGCTTGCGAAAATGCGATCGCGGGTGATGGCGTCTGGGGTGATACCAGTCCCGATCGCGCTTGGAATCAACGCAGCCACGCCTTACTGGGATTAGGCGAATATCAGGAAGCACTCGCCTCTGTCGATCGAGCAATTAACATCAATCCTAACTTTGCCGAAGCTTGGAATAACAAAAGCGCAATTTTATGGCATTTACAAAAATACGAAGATGCTCAACAAGCAGTCGAACAAGCACTCGAATTTAAGCCAAAATACAGTCAAGCTTGGTTTAATCAAGGTAGAATCCTCAGCACGTTAGGAAAATACGATGAAGCAGTCAAAGCTTATAATTTAGCACTGCTTAACGATGTAAATGCTTTGGAAAATCTGACTTGTGCTAATATTTTAGACAACCAAATTGTCGCACCGTGGGATGCCAAACAATACAGCCGAATCATCGATGCTGCCAAGAATTCTTGTTCCGATATTTTAGCTAACAAAAGCGTAGCCCTTTGGCATTTAAAACAATATCAAGATGCCTTAGTTGCCACCGATCGAGCCATTCAATTCAATCCCAAATCTTTTGAAGCTTGGTACAATCGCGGCGTTGTCTCGATCGATCTCAGGCAATACCAACAAGCCTTAGATGCCTACGAAAGAGCGAACAGAATCAGCCCCAATAACGTCTATGTCTTGACTGGCAAAGGTTTAGCCTTAGAAGGGCTGGGAGACGATCGCCAAGCCCTCGATGCCTTTGAAGCCGCTTTAAATATTAATCCCGATTACGAACTCGCCCAACAATACCGGGAATTAGTATTGCAAAAGTTAATTTAA
- a CDS encoding type II toxin-antitoxin system VapC family toxin, which produces MIILDTHIWVWWNHNDSRLTLPHHEAINRERPHGLGICSISLVEISRLVTQNKLILPCPVQEWFNIALAQEGVILLSITPQIAIDSYSLPGDFHKDPADRIIVSTARIYDVPLLTVDEKILAYSYVKKILP; this is translated from the coding sequence GTGATTATTCTTGATACTCATATTTGGGTTTGGTGGAATCACAATGATTCAAGGTTAACTCTTCCCCACCATGAGGCAATCAATAGGGAAAGACCTCATGGTTTAGGTATTTGCTCAATAAGTTTGGTAGAGATTAGCAGACTTGTTACCCAAAATAAATTAATTCTTCCCTGTCCAGTTCAAGAATGGTTTAATATTGCCTTAGCTCAAGAGGGAGTAATTCTTCTGTCAATCACTCCTCAAATTGCCATTGATTCCTACTCACTACCAGGGGATTTTCATAAAGATCCAGCCGATAGAATTATCGTTTCAACAGCAAGAATCTATGATGTTCCTTTGCTGACTGTAGATGAAAAAATACTGGCCTATTCTTATGTAAAAAAAATTCTCCCATGA
- a CDS encoding phage tail protein yields MANLINNFPEILTNSRFYIELKLDGSEEPVDAYFMECKGFKRTQDVVEVCEVTPNRWGQAKSGQVVRMKVPGNVKTNNIILRRGMTKSNTLWQWFNAVQEGNWAKQRRDGSLTIYDQGGNPQAVFQFQGAWPISYIASDLNASGGDLQIEEMEVAVEVFVRQKLRL; encoded by the coding sequence ATGGCCAATTTAATCAACAATTTTCCCGAAATTCTCACCAATTCTCGTTTTTACATCGAATTAAAACTCGATGGCAGCGAAGAACCAGTCGATGCCTATTTTATGGAATGCAAAGGGTTTAAACGCACCCAAGATGTCGTCGAAGTTTGCGAGGTAACTCCTAATCGCTGGGGTCAAGCTAAATCCGGTCAAGTTGTCCGCATGAAAGTTCCCGGTAACGTGAAAACTAATAACATTATTCTGCGGCGGGGAATGACTAAATCCAATACTTTGTGGCAGTGGTTTAATGCGGTTCAAGAGGGAAATTGGGCTAAACAACGTCGAGATGGTTCTTTAACTATTTACGATCAAGGGGGCAATCCGCAAGCAGTTTTTCAATTTCAAGGCGCATGGCCGATTAGTTATATTGCTTCCGATTTAAATGCTAGTGGGGGAGATTTGCAAATTGAAGAAATGGAAGTAGCTGTGGAAGTTTTTGTCAGGCAGAAATTAAGGTTATAG
- a CDS encoding phage tail assembly protein, whose amino-acid sequence MTNENLLQTEFKFTLPKGLVDERGNIHRQGTMRLATAKDEMLVQKDQRIRENPAYVVLIMLSKVITKLGDLSSVTPELLEELFTVDLAYLREFYNRINQQGNANILVQCPRCSNQFNVELELAGES is encoded by the coding sequence ATGACAAACGAAAATCTACTGCAAACCGAATTTAAATTCACCCTTCCCAAAGGCTTAGTAGACGAACGGGGAAATATTCATCGTCAAGGTACGATGCGCCTAGCCACTGCCAAAGATGAAATGCTAGTGCAAAAAGACCAAAGAATTCGGGAAAATCCCGCTTATGTAGTTTTGATAATGCTATCTAAAGTAATTACTAAATTAGGAGATTTATCATCAGTAACGCCAGAACTACTAGAAGAACTTTTTACCGTCGATCTCGCTTATTTACGTGAATTTTACAATCGCATCAACCAACAAGGTAACGCCAACATTCTCGTGCAATGTCCGCGATGCAGCAACCAATTTAACGTGGAACTAGAACTAGCGGGGGAGTCGTAA
- a CDS encoding phage tail sheath C-terminal domain-containing protein: MARLDYFAPGVYVEEIDRGSRPIEGVQTNIAGFVGFTEAIRNGAEIGKPMLITSWNQYLEYFAKENSDGFTDFHAYLPFAVNGWFLNGGARCWVVSIGTQIPKPSQETIQPTTESTALTVKTGGKRESLQFVLKPEEADKGAVTVEIQPSEPKSEPQDPNAPAPVPAEFFSVVIKREGQELERHQHLTMNREVQAEVGDYVVTKLQESQYVAVLDLTQKGLPLARRPQDGQYEVSPPPELPTQENLARYVQGVRDDRSGIQGLFEIDEVTMLACPDLMRAYQAGLLDEDQLHGIMELMISLCENSAPNPPNRMVVLDTPPDRIKPQQVMNWLDNDFNRRSMFAALYYPWIKVPNPRNAGKPILVPPSGHMMGVWSRTDETRGVYKAPANETPRGVIGLAYDCNFREQELLNPRGINCIRTFPNRGIKIWGARTLVEPEKTDWRYISVRRLMSYIEKSIELGTQWVVFEPNDQDLWARVRRTVSNFLERLWREGALFGATPEQAFYVKCDETLNTHETMVLGRLYIEVGVCPVRPAEFVIFRISQWSGRDEE; encoded by the coding sequence ATGGCGAGACTTGATTACTTTGCACCTGGAGTATACGTCGAAGAAATTGACCGAGGTAGTCGTCCCATAGAAGGCGTACAAACCAACATCGCCGGGTTTGTTGGTTTCACGGAAGCGATTCGCAACGGCGCCGAAATCGGCAAACCGATGTTAATTACCAGTTGGAACCAGTATTTAGAATATTTTGCGAAAGAAAATTCCGATGGTTTCACCGACTTCCATGCTTATCTACCTTTTGCCGTTAATGGTTGGTTCCTCAACGGAGGCGCTCGCTGCTGGGTAGTGAGTATTGGTACGCAAATACCGAAACCATCTCAAGAAACCATTCAACCAACCACCGAATCTACGGCGCTGACGGTAAAAACCGGTGGCAAACGAGAATCTTTGCAATTCGTACTCAAGCCAGAAGAAGCAGATAAAGGCGCGGTAACGGTAGAAATTCAGCCTTCCGAACCGAAATCGGAACCGCAAGACCCCAACGCACCCGCACCAGTTCCAGCCGAATTCTTTTCAGTCGTCATTAAGCGAGAAGGGCAAGAATTAGAAAGACACCAACACCTGACGATGAATCGGGAAGTGCAAGCAGAAGTAGGAGATTATGTAGTGACAAAACTGCAAGAATCTCAATACGTTGCCGTCCTCGATCTTACTCAAAAAGGATTACCTTTAGCGCGTCGTCCGCAGGATGGGCAATACGAAGTCAGCCCCCCCCCAGAATTACCCACTCAAGAAAATTTAGCACGATACGTACAAGGGGTAAGAGACGATCGCAGCGGCATTCAAGGATTATTTGAAATCGACGAAGTTACCATGCTAGCTTGTCCGGATTTAATGCGGGCATATCAAGCCGGTTTGTTGGACGAAGACCAACTGCACGGCATCATGGAATTGATGATTAGTTTGTGCGAAAATTCCGCACCGAATCCTCCCAATCGAATGGTGGTTTTGGATACGCCGCCCGATCGCATTAAACCACAGCAAGTGATGAATTGGTTGGATAACGACTTCAACCGTCGTTCGATGTTTGCCGCACTTTATTATCCTTGGATTAAAGTACCCAATCCCCGCAACGCCGGCAAACCAATTTTAGTACCCCCTTCCGGTCACATGATGGGAGTTTGGTCGCGTACCGATGAAACGCGCGGTGTTTACAAAGCTCCCGCCAACGAAACTCCTAGAGGAGTAATTGGTTTAGCTTACGATTGCAATTTCCGCGAACAAGAATTATTAAACCCCAGAGGCATTAATTGCATTCGGACATTCCCCAACCGAGGCATTAAAATTTGGGGAGCGAGAACGTTAGTAGAACCAGAAAAAACCGATTGGCGTTATATCAGCGTCCGTCGTTTGATGAGTTATATCGAAAAATCGATCGAACTAGGTACTCAATGGGTAGTATTTGAACCAAACGACCAAGATTTATGGGCAAGAGTGCGGCGCACGGTTAGCAATTTCTTAGAACGTTTGTGGCGAGAAGGAGCATTATTTGGTGCCACGCCGGAACAAGCATTTTACGTCAAGTGCGACGAAACTTTGAATACCCACGAAACAATGGTTTTGGGTCGGTTATATATTGAAGTTGGTGTTTGTCCAGTACGTCCGGCTGAATTCGTGATTTTCCGAATCAGTCAGTGGAGCGGTAGGGATGAAGAATAA
- a CDS encoding phage tail protein yields the protein MAVSQTDELLVSCRFYFEADGLTDKQILEVSGLSAENPAAGGDKVLGSGKQAVNLRQAAPTRVKFTPVVVKVVATTNKDLYKWYEDCNKNSGGQSNWSSNRKAASVTVYDQGGEMKARWELENAYPTKYEGPKLEAGSNDVANETITLVHEGIKRVQ from the coding sequence ATGGCAGTATCGCAAACAGATGAATTATTAGTCAGTTGTCGATTTTATTTTGAAGCTGACGGTCTTACCGATAAGCAAATACTGGAAGTTTCCGGATTAAGTGCAGAAAACCCAGCCGCCGGCGGCGATAAAGTTTTAGGTTCCGGCAAACAAGCCGTGAACTTACGGCAAGCCGCACCCACTCGCGTTAAATTTACTCCCGTGGTCGTTAAAGTTGTCGCAACTACTAATAAAGACCTTTATAAATGGTATGAAGATTGCAACAAAAATAGCGGCGGTCAATCCAATTGGTCATCGAATCGCAAAGCCGCTTCCGTTACTGTTTACGACCAAGGAGGCGAAATGAAAGCGCGTTGGGAATTGGAAAATGCTTACCCGACTAAGTATGAAGGGCCGAAGTTGGAAGCGGGATCGAACGATGTAGCTAACGAAACAATTACCTTAGTTCACGAAGGTATTAAGCGGGTGCAATAA
- a CDS encoding DUF4255 domain-containing protein — MSNYLAIATVTATLQRILQAAIQIDLPGARVTTVRPDASGSGTPEVGVNIYLYQVTPNPAWRNADLRTRRPKGDLIKHAQAGLDLYYILTFYGNEVELEPQRLLGSTVRTLVDYPILTPEIIRTTINNPTYSFLATSTLEQQVERVTVVPSMMNTEELSKIWSVFFQCPYVLSFACQASAALIDGQKTSRRSLPIRSTQFYSSPRQPTIEHVGSEAGANQPIVANSSLIIRGKQLRGEHTQVRIGEVKVTPQEVTEKEIKLDLATLAIAELDSLRAGIQSLQVLHPIQKRHQAEPDRAIGSNAIPFVLSPTIEQVEVLEIGDDGDELYSAEILIKLDLTVGTTQRVMLFLNERSFDNPAAYIFTAKSRKEEIDIVVFAIVDVKAAEYLVRVQVDGAESLLEVDTESTSPTYEQYISPMVVIP, encoded by the coding sequence ATGAGCAATTATTTAGCGATCGCCACTGTCACGGCGACCCTGCAAAGAATATTACAAGCTGCGATTCAAATTGACCTCCCCGGTGCAAGAGTAACGACGGTTCGCCCGGATGCGTCGGGCAGTGGCACGCCAGAGGTAGGGGTGAATATATACTTGTATCAAGTTACACCTAATCCGGCTTGGCGCAATGCAGATTTACGTACTCGCCGCCCGAAAGGAGATTTAATCAAGCACGCTCAGGCAGGATTAGACCTTTACTACATTCTGACTTTTTATGGCAACGAGGTGGAATTGGAACCGCAACGCCTGCTGGGTAGCACCGTGCGGACTTTAGTAGACTACCCAATTTTGACGCCGGAAATCATTCGCACCACTATCAACAATCCGACTTACAGTTTTTTGGCTACTTCTACTCTAGAACAACAGGTAGAACGAGTAACAGTTGTTCCTTCTATGATGAATACGGAAGAATTATCGAAGATTTGGTCGGTATTTTTTCAGTGTCCTTACGTGCTATCTTTTGCTTGTCAAGCTAGTGCGGCTTTAATTGACGGACAGAAAACGAGCAGGCGATCGCTGCCGATACGCAGTACGCAATTTTACAGCAGTCCCCGACAACCGACGATCGAACACGTCGGATCGGAAGCGGGAGCCAATCAACCGATCGTGGCTAATAGTAGCTTAATTATTCGCGGTAAACAATTGCGGGGAGAGCATACGCAAGTAAGAATTGGGGAAGTAAAAGTTACACCGCAAGAAGTAACCGAAAAGGAAATTAAGTTAGATTTAGCAACGCTGGCGATCGCAGAACTCGATAGTTTGCGGGCTGGCATACAGAGTTTGCAAGTGTTACATCCGATACAAAAGCGCCATCAAGCCGAACCCGATCGCGCGATCGGTTCTAACGCAATCCCGTTCGTGTTGAGTCCGACGATCGAGCAAGTAGAAGTTTTGGAGATCGGTGATGATGGCGATGAGTTATATTCAGCAGAAATACTGATAAAACTAGATTTAACCGTGGGAACAACGCAGCGGGTAATGTTATTTTTGAATGAGCGTTCGTTTGATAACCCAGCCGCTTATATTTTTACGGCCAAATCTCGGAAAGAGGAGATCGATATCGTTGTATTTGCGATCGTCGATGTCAAAGCCGCAGAATATCTAGTGCGAGTGCAGGTAGACGGTGCGGAAAGCCTGCTAGAAGTAGACACGGAATCTACAAGTCCCACATACGAGCAATACATCAGCCCAATGGTGGTGATCCCATGA